The following proteins are encoded in a genomic region of Thermococcus pacificus:
- a CDS encoding glycosyltransferase, translated as MNPLLLGLLAIFLWDGYFFFNYIISLFRNYRIREWEPKVSILIPAYNEGERILGAIKAALAQDYPDFEVIVIDDGSGDGTFEAASSVSDPRLKVYRKEHGGKARALNFGLSKASGEVIVTTDADSYLEEDALRELVRRFYSEEVLAVGGQVRVEGGSFLERAQDAEHLRIVMFRRAKELDDLSVAPGPIAAFRREAFERIGGFVEDVVEDYATTKVLKGFGKVVYAPSARVWTTMPRSLGALWRQRKRWFLGDLKNLGGGFTKDWAFLLLGDVIAFLDVLIPPILILTGLWEFFVLWWFFETFTMFLPTLFEGGRLSNALLFPMIVWFWAAFYLTLHIYGYVRLLLGRL; from the coding sequence ATGAACCCGCTCCTCCTGGGACTGCTCGCCATCTTCCTCTGGGACGGCTACTTCTTCTTCAATTACATAATTAGTCTTTTCAGGAATTACAGAATTCGAGAATGGGAGCCGAAGGTGAGCATCCTCATTCCAGCCTACAACGAGGGCGAGCGAATTCTGGGGGCGATAAAGGCCGCCCTCGCCCAGGATTATCCGGATTTCGAGGTCATTGTAATCGACGACGGAAGTGGGGACGGCACGTTCGAAGCCGCGAGCTCCGTAAGCGACCCGAGGCTGAAAGTTTACAGGAAGGAACACGGAGGGAAGGCAAGAGCCCTCAACTTCGGCCTCTCGAAGGCTTCCGGTGAGGTGATAGTCACCACCGACGCCGACAGTTACCTTGAGGAGGATGCCCTCAGAGAGCTCGTGAGGAGGTTTTATTCCGAAGAAGTCCTCGCCGTCGGTGGGCAGGTCCGCGTTGAAGGGGGCTCTTTCCTGGAGAGAGCGCAGGACGCGGAGCACCTCAGGATAGTGATGTTTAGAAGGGCCAAAGAGCTCGACGACCTGAGCGTCGCGCCGGGACCGATAGCGGCCTTCCGCAGAGAGGCCTTTGAGAGGATAGGCGGTTTCGTTGAGGACGTGGTTGAGGACTACGCCACCACGAAGGTCCTGAAGGGGTTTGGAAAGGTCGTCTACGCCCCCAGTGCCAGGGTCTGGACCACGATGCCTAGGTCGCTGGGAGCCCTCTGGCGCCAGAGGAAGCGCTGGTTCCTAGGTGACCTTAAGAACCTCGGTGGCGGCTTCACCAAGGACTGGGCCTTTCTCCTCCTCGGTGATGTGATAGCATTCCTTGACGTTTTAATTCCCCCAATACTCATCCTAACCGGTCTCTGGGAGTTCTTCGTCCTCTGGTGGTTCTTCGAGACGTTCACTATGTTCCTCCCGACGCTCTTTGAGGGGGGAAGGCTCTCCAACGCGCTCCTCTTTCCGATGATAGTCTGGTTCTGGGCGGCTTTTTACCTGACGCTCCATATCTACGGCTACGTCCGGCTCCTTCTGGGAAGGCTTTGA
- a CDS encoding inorganic phosphate transporter, with the protein MVLLASALFMAWAIGANDSAKAVGTAVGSGVIGFKRAVLLIGVFVTLGVFLGGAGVSGTISGMAEGMNPTHVGLVLFSAATAVTLASLWGRPISTTQSIIGGLVGASLALGLPVNWWTVGKIVSAWVLSPLIAALFAVAVYRIYKPAMKGIKGLRNLELAQKWLVFTAAAYSSFNLGANELSNVAGLLQSLGVDGPFKLVLALTLALGALTFSYNVMMTVGRELAPLGPTSAFSSQFGASLAVSAANLFGLPVSSGQAIVGAISGLGLYKGENVNLGLLVGIARGWVVAPIAAGALSYVMITILA; encoded by the coding sequence ATGGTACTGCTTGCTTCAGCACTTTTCATGGCGTGGGCGATAGGGGCGAACGACAGCGCGAAGGCTGTAGGCACCGCCGTAGGCTCTGGTGTCATCGGGTTCAAGCGCGCCGTCCTCCTCATCGGGGTATTCGTAACTCTCGGCGTTTTCCTCGGCGGTGCCGGCGTCTCCGGAACCATCTCAGGGATGGCCGAGGGGATGAACCCCACCCACGTCGGTCTCGTCCTATTCAGCGCCGCCACCGCGGTAACCCTCGCCAGCCTCTGGGGAAGGCCGATTTCAACCACCCAGTCCATAATCGGTGGGTTGGTGGGAGCTTCCCTCGCTCTGGGCCTTCCGGTCAACTGGTGGACGGTGGGAAAGATAGTTTCGGCGTGGGTTCTCTCTCCCCTTATTGCCGCCCTCTTTGCGGTGGCCGTTTACAGGATTTACAAACCCGCGATGAAGGGAATAAAGGGCCTGCGCAACCTTGAGCTTGCCCAGAAGTGGCTCGTCTTCACAGCGGCTGCCTACTCCTCCTTCAATCTCGGAGCCAACGAGCTCTCGAACGTCGCCGGCCTGCTCCAGAGCCTCGGCGTGGACGGGCCCTTTAAGCTTGTCCTGGCCCTAACCCTCGCCCTCGGCGCCCTGACCTTCAGCTACAACGTTATGATGACGGTCGGGAGGGAGCTAGCCCCACTAGGACCTACCTCCGCCTTCTCGTCCCAGTTCGGCGCCTCGCTCGCGGTCAGTGCCGCCAACCTTTTCGGCCTCCCGGTCAGCTCGGGTCAGGCCATAGTGGGTGCCATCAGTGGTCTCGGCCTCTATAAGGGGGAGAACGTCAACCTCGGGCTGCTGGTGGGGATAGCCCGCGGCTGGGTCGTTGCTCCCATCGCGGCAGGGGCGCTCTCGTACGTCATGATCACCATTCTGGCTTAG
- a CDS encoding HNH endonuclease, with protein MVVSMFFWDDEKKSASRRDITGAMRRDIIEIVKRKCEYCGRRITTTTGYIHHITPVREGGKTTPSNIIVLCGDCHRKADNAIIKRTELRKKVRNRPKEVQSAIQRVLNRSKSRRPSNTKPRDEFSFIEPDFSFFDEHKKKRGRKRKKSDDDSWWPQFI; from the coding sequence ATGGTGGTCTCCATGTTCTTTTGGGATGATGAGAAAAAATCTGCCAGTAGGAGGGACATAACGGGAGCTATGCGAAGAGACATCATTGAGATTGTAAAGAGGAAATGTGAATATTGTGGGAGGCGGATAACTACAACTACTGGTTATATCCATCACATCACACCAGTTCGAGAAGGTGGAAAGACTACTCCCTCTAATATCATAGTTCTATGTGGCGACTGTCATAGGAAGGCTGACAATGCCATAATAAAGAGAACAGAGCTAAGAAAGAAAGTTAGAAATAGACCGAAGGAAGTCCAAAGTGCTATCCAACGTGTCTTAAACAGGAGCAAATCCAGAAGGCCTTCCAATACAAAACCTAGAGACGAATTTAGTTTTATAGAGCCTGACTTCAGTTTCTTTGACGAACATAAAAAGAAACGTGGAAGAAAAAGGAAGAAATCTGACGATGATTCATGGTGGCCTCAATTTATTTGA
- a CDS encoding ATP-dependent helicase, whose amino-acid sequence MSAEGIRRAEREYTDEEIFGILSEPVREWFKRKFGTFTPPQRYAVLEIHKGENVLISSPTGSGKTLSAFLAAINELILLGKEGKLEDRIYVLYVSPLRALNNDIKRNLEGPLMEIQEVAKELGYELPGIRVGIRTSDTSSYQKSKMVKKPPHILITTPESLAIALNAPKFRERLKTIRYLIIDEVHALAENKRGTHLALSVERLAEMAEEKFVRIGLSATIHPLEEVAKFVFGFDDEGKPRPGLIVDVSFAKETEIRVESVVDDLIYTDAGTLSEALYKRLAELIREHRTTLIFTNTRSGAERVAFNLKKRYPEFEGLIEAHHSSLSREVRLDVEERLKRGELKAVVTSTSLELGIDIGTIDLVVLIGSPKSVNRALQRIGRAGHRLHDVSKGIILALDRDDLVEVTVLAHNARNRRLDRVRIPKNPLDVLVQHLLGMALNKVWEVEEAYRVVRRAYPYRDLPFEDFMSVLHYLAGEYAGLEERKVYAKIWLEDGRFGRRGKMTRAIYYMNVGTIPDEAKIRVYTMDKQMIGTVEEEFAERLMPGDIFVLAGRTYEFVKSRGNKIYVIPRQGAKPTIPAWFSEMLPLSFDLALDIQRFRREVSELVNNRRAKDFLMRKYGIDERAARAILAYFREQARYSTVPDDETVLVEVVRGENRNEYFFHTLVGRRANDALSRAFAYLVSQWKRCNVGVAINDNGFALILPPEAELTEDEIRGLFQVEDLRETLKRALDNTELLKRRFRHVANRGLLILRRYIGRSKRLGRQQVMAVALLKVLKENHPDFPLLKEVYREIMEDKMDVENAELFLRWIMEGKVRVVVEEHDVPSPFAFNLEAIGSSDVVLMEDRRELIKQLHRKIMEMIEASG is encoded by the coding sequence ATGAGCGCGGAGGGGATAAGGCGAGCCGAGCGCGAGTACACGGACGAGGAGATATTTGGGATACTCAGCGAGCCGGTTAGGGAGTGGTTTAAGCGGAAGTTTGGAACGTTCACCCCTCCCCAGCGCTACGCCGTTCTGGAGATACACAAAGGAGAGAACGTCCTGATTTCCTCCCCAACTGGCTCTGGGAAGACGCTCTCCGCTTTCCTAGCGGCGATAAACGAGCTCATTCTCCTCGGAAAGGAGGGGAAGCTTGAGGATAGAATCTACGTCCTCTACGTCTCACCTCTCAGGGCCCTCAACAACGACATAAAGCGCAACCTTGAGGGACCTCTGATGGAGATACAGGAAGTGGCAAAGGAGCTCGGCTACGAGCTTCCGGGGATAAGGGTCGGCATAAGGACGAGTGACACTTCCAGCTATCAGAAGAGCAAGATGGTGAAGAAACCGCCGCACATACTCATCACCACACCGGAGAGTTTGGCGATAGCTCTGAACGCCCCCAAGTTCCGCGAGAGGCTGAAGACGATTAGGTACCTCATAATCGATGAGGTTCACGCTTTGGCTGAGAACAAGCGCGGAACGCACCTTGCTTTGAGCGTCGAAAGGCTGGCGGAGATGGCGGAGGAGAAGTTCGTGAGGATAGGCCTGAGTGCCACAATCCACCCGCTTGAGGAGGTCGCCAAGTTCGTCTTCGGTTTCGACGATGAAGGGAAACCGAGGCCCGGCCTGATAGTCGACGTCAGCTTCGCGAAGGAGACCGAGATAAGGGTTGAAAGCGTTGTCGATGACCTCATCTACACCGATGCAGGAACGCTGAGCGAGGCCCTTTACAAGCGCTTAGCGGAGCTGATACGGGAGCACAGGACGACGCTTATCTTCACCAACACGAGGAGCGGTGCCGAGAGGGTAGCCTTCAACCTGAAGAAGCGCTATCCCGAGTTCGAAGGTTTGATAGAGGCCCACCACTCCTCGCTGTCCAGGGAGGTTCGTTTGGACGTCGAGGAGAGGCTGAAGAGGGGCGAGCTCAAGGCGGTTGTCACCTCGACGAGTTTGGAGTTGGGGATCGACATCGGTACAATAGACCTGGTTGTCCTCATCGGTTCGCCAAAGAGCGTGAACCGCGCGTTACAGCGCATCGGGAGGGCCGGCCACAGGCTCCATGACGTCAGCAAAGGGATCATCCTTGCCCTAGACAGGGACGACCTGGTGGAGGTAACGGTTCTGGCCCACAACGCGAGGAACAGACGTCTGGACCGCGTCAGGATCCCAAAGAACCCGCTCGACGTTTTGGTGCAACACCTTTTGGGAATGGCGCTCAACAAAGTCTGGGAAGTCGAGGAAGCCTATCGCGTCGTGAGGCGCGCTTACCCCTACCGCGACCTTCCCTTCGAGGACTTCATGAGTGTCCTCCACTATCTTGCTGGTGAATACGCCGGCTTGGAGGAGAGGAAGGTCTATGCGAAGATATGGCTCGAGGACGGTCGCTTCGGAAGGCGCGGCAAGATGACACGGGCGATATACTACATGAACGTCGGCACCATACCCGACGAAGCGAAGATACGCGTTTACACGATGGACAAACAGATGATCGGGACGGTTGAGGAAGAGTTTGCCGAGAGACTGATGCCCGGCGACATCTTCGTTCTGGCGGGCAGAACCTATGAATTCGTCAAGAGCAGGGGCAACAAGATATACGTCATCCCGAGGCAGGGCGCGAAGCCCACTATTCCGGCATGGTTCTCGGAGATGCTCCCACTGAGCTTCGATCTGGCCCTCGACATCCAGCGCTTTAGACGGGAGGTTTCCGAACTGGTCAACAACAGGAGAGCCAAGGACTTCCTGATGAGAAAGTACGGCATAGACGAGCGCGCCGCGAGGGCCATCCTGGCGTACTTCCGCGAGCAGGCGCGATACTCCACCGTGCCCGACGACGAGACGGTTCTCGTCGAGGTCGTCAGGGGAGAAAATAGGAACGAGTACTTCTTCCACACCCTCGTCGGCAGGCGGGCGAACGACGCGCTCAGCAGGGCCTTCGCCTATCTCGTGAGCCAGTGGAAGAGGTGCAACGTCGGTGTTGCGATAAACGACAACGGCTTCGCCCTTATCCTTCCGCCGGAGGCCGAGCTGACCGAGGACGAGATAAGGGGACTCTTCCAGGTTGAAGACCTCAGGGAGACGCTCAAGAGAGCACTCGACAACACGGAGCTCCTCAAGAGGCGTTTCCGCCACGTTGCCAACCGCGGACTGCTCATACTGAGACGCTACATAGGCAGGAGCAAGCGCCTCGGAAGGCAGCAGGTGATGGCGGTCGCTCTGCTCAAGGTGCTGAAGGAGAATCACCCGGACTTCCCGCTCCTGAAGGAGGTCTACCGCGAGATAATGGAGGACAAGATGGACGTGGAGAACGCGGAGCTGTTCCTGAGGTGGATCATGGAGGGGAAGGTAAGGGTGGTGGTTGAGGAGCA
- a CDS encoding transglutaminase-like domain-containing protein, which yields MSEKDLHYLITRIINPHLNWIIASLRSNNRVLHGRDGYTSIHWVDHTLSDTFASELEGWRDNLWYKYKEDFLERGAEILDSLLEIMIRIEAKLPDNDSKSRIMSDLWRMAGEIEGYLELNGYLESRKEYFTNKALEIRKRDEELRRKLEEQKKRADIGSRASKRLAGKSIFESERKIVHPHNKRTVSPNTFQENPNKKRKWKFPWKKFFGIILVFLVFFALYDLSHTNGRLVRQVIPDEIEAKISEFWGTAKNFTGETASVKSLTSTAVACSRADYSLEAALECYLNDPDEFQVLGPLASRLKGSTLQESSWNILEWEDQNIQYDWAKYNGLGSTKIQKPSETIQSGSGVCVDYAVLTAGLLLAMNYSPVYVLEIDFSNDQMGHAAAAIKINGQFFVIDQHPPIMDLGTYWKYWAYWRSEYSGGTLKNLIISSAKVYEARLESEKVVVDYVGTLTGEEFKKHDYTFSETDLTRLISDLRARFLREFPNLQLDSKISNLDTTAYLPYGYSAGVTWKTTFPDFTEHYNPIFHDEFVDYMYSRITGSRRVVSDLGTYNRFWVKGQIEGDNVKVVLCLAKK from the coding sequence ATGTCTGAAAAGGATCTTCATTACCTTATTACTCGAATTATCAACCCCCATTTGAATTGGATTATCGCTTCTTTGCGTTCTAACAATCGTGTCTTACATGGCCGGGATGGGTATACCAGCATCCATTGGGTGGATCATACCTTAAGCGACACGTTTGCCTCAGAGCTTGAAGGATGGAGGGATAATCTCTGGTATAAGTACAAGGAGGATTTTCTTGAGCGTGGTGCTGAGATTCTGGATTCTCTTCTTGAAATCATGATCCGGATTGAAGCTAAACTTCCTGACAACGACAGCAAGAGCAGGATAATGTCCGATCTGTGGAGAATGGCGGGGGAAATAGAGGGCTATCTTGAACTCAATGGCTATTTGGAGTCAAGGAAAGAGTACTTCACCAACAAGGCGCTTGAAATTAGAAAAAGGGATGAAGAGCTCAGACGGAAACTGGAGGAACAGAAGAAGAGAGCTGACATAGGCAGTAGAGCGAGCAAAAGATTGGCTGGAAAGTCCATCTTTGAGTCAGAAAGAAAAATTGTCCATCCCCATAACAAAAGAACCGTTTCTCCCAACACCTTCCAAGAAAACCCTAATAAAAAGCGAAAATGGAAGTTTCCTTGGAAAAAGTTCTTCGGGATTATATTGGTGTTTTTGGTATTCTTCGCCCTCTACGATCTGAGTCATACTAACGGACGACTTGTGCGACAGGTTATTCCCGACGAGATTGAGGCTAAGATTTCAGAGTTTTGGGGCACAGCTAAGAACTTCACTGGGGAAACAGCTTCTGTAAAGTCACTGACATCCACTGCAGTTGCATGCTCCCGGGCGGATTATTCTTTGGAAGCTGCGTTGGAATGTTACCTCAACGATCCAGATGAGTTCCAAGTCTTGGGCCCTTTGGCGTCCCGACTAAAGGGCTCAACCCTGCAGGAGAGCTCATGGAACATCTTGGAGTGGGAGGATCAGAACATCCAATACGACTGGGCAAAATACAACGGTTTGGGATCAACCAAGATACAGAAGCCATCTGAGACCATTCAGAGTGGTTCGGGGGTTTGCGTAGATTACGCTGTCTTGACTGCGGGCCTGCTCTTGGCGATGAACTATTCTCCAGTATATGTACTTGAAATTGACTTCTCAAACGACCAGATGGGGCATGCAGCCGCTGCGATAAAAATTAATGGGCAGTTCTTTGTGATAGACCAGCATCCACCGATAATGGATTTGGGGACGTACTGGAAGTATTGGGCCTATTGGCGCAGCGAATACTCCGGCGGAACCTTAAAGAATTTGATAATATCCTCTGCAAAGGTCTACGAAGCAAGATTGGAGTCGGAAAAAGTTGTTGTTGACTACGTGGGAACTCTGACTGGTGAAGAATTCAAGAAACACGATTACACTTTCTCAGAGACCGATTTAACAAGGCTTATCTCGGACTTGAGGGCAAGGTTCCTTAGGGAGTTCCCAAACCTGCAGCTGGACTCAAAGATTTCTAACCTTGACACTACTGCGTATTTGCCGTATGGCTACTCTGCTGGGGTCACGTGGAAAACTACGTTTCCGGATTTCACCGAGCACTACAACCCCATATTCCACGATGAGTTCGTTGATTACATGTATTCCCGGATAACAGGCAGCAGAAGGGTTGTTTCTGACTTGGGAACTTATAATAGATTTTGGGTTAAGGGGCAGATAGAGGGCGACAACGTGAAGGTAGTCCTATGTTTGGCCAAAAAATAG
- a CDS encoding damage-control phosphatase, with the protein MKVHYECFACAANQCQKIVEIGTNDLELRRRGVIEAAKLMAGINGDSIPAVFGSEVFLGVYRVIGNDDPFKEYKELSNRLAEKVVSDIEKEGPNLKTALKLAIIGNVIDFAVGYSPERIEEDVKAMLSEELYVDHSDELFERLGKAKTLLYLADNCGEIYFDRLFIKKLKEAFPYLKIYVAAKDGPIINDATVEDLRKACFGEFAGIISTGTRIVGVPLDRVSDEFREVFEKADVIIAKGQGNFETLSEVKDNRVFYLLKAKCRPIARELGVPQGSMVCLKG; encoded by the coding sequence ATGAAGGTCCACTACGAGTGCTTCGCCTGTGCCGCGAACCAGTGTCAGAAAATCGTTGAGATTGGCACAAACGACCTTGAGCTCAGGAGGAGGGGTGTCATCGAGGCGGCGAAGCTAATGGCGGGGATAAACGGAGATTCCATTCCGGCGGTTTTCGGGAGCGAGGTATTCCTAGGCGTTTACAGGGTCATAGGCAACGACGACCCGTTTAAGGAGTACAAGGAGCTCTCGAACAGGCTGGCTGAGAAGGTCGTCTCAGACATCGAGAAGGAAGGGCCAAACCTTAAGACCGCGCTAAAGCTCGCCATAATCGGCAACGTGATAGACTTCGCCGTCGGCTACTCCCCGGAGAGAATCGAGGAGGACGTTAAGGCAATGCTCAGCGAAGAGCTCTACGTTGACCACTCCGACGAGCTCTTCGAGAGGCTGGGGAAAGCTAAAACCCTCCTCTACCTCGCGGACAACTGCGGGGAAATCTACTTCGACAGGCTCTTTATAAAGAAGCTAAAGGAGGCATTTCCGTACCTGAAAATCTACGTCGCGGCGAAGGACGGCCCGATAATCAACGACGCAACGGTTGAAGATTTGAGGAAGGCATGCTTTGGGGAGTTCGCCGGGATAATCTCCACTGGCACGAGGATAGTCGGTGTTCCGCTCGACCGGGTTTCCGATGAGTTCAGGGAGGTCTTTGAGAAAGCCGATGTCATAATTGCCAAGGGACAGGGCAACTTCGAGACGCTGAGCGAGGTGAAAGATAACCGCGTCTTCTACCTACTAAAAGCGAAGTGCAGGCCGATAGCAAGGGAACTCGGAGTGCCGCAGGGGAGTATGGTTTGTTTGAAGGGGTAA
- a CDS encoding DUF763 domain-containing protein: protein MRNVADLPLHGGHVPGWLAQRMRKLTRLVLILAVEEYGTRGLLKRLFDPVWFQAFNNVIGMDWDSSGSTTVTAGMIKDALWREELGVKAAGGKGKKSRATPEELKTIAELYELDPEPYVRTSRLVAKVDTVALQTGYQLYHHVFFLDEEGNWAVVQQGMNERERLARRFHWFDTETFTLDPHNAISGLKREFALNTVSREAREYQKTLLDVIQEKPAKIERELEGLKAIAKGYRPLVYYKPREPWEKDILKRYESLGKFELNKRALEFARELSVSNYEEFLLLKGLGPSTLRALSLVLELVYDVHPSWKDPVTHPPDPFKFSYAVGGKDKVPFPIDKPAYDELISFLEELVSRHPEEKALVRNVTKITKNWEFPEGEKRAT from the coding sequence ATGAGGAACGTCGCCGATTTACCCCTCCACGGCGGCCACGTCCCGGGGTGGCTCGCCCAGCGAATGAGGAAGCTGACAAGGTTAGTTCTCATCTTAGCCGTCGAGGAATACGGGACGAGAGGCCTCCTCAAGAGGCTCTTCGACCCGGTGTGGTTTCAGGCCTTCAACAACGTCATCGGGATGGACTGGGACAGCAGTGGCTCGACAACGGTAACGGCCGGTATGATAAAGGACGCCCTTTGGAGGGAGGAACTTGGAGTAAAAGCAGCCGGCGGAAAGGGGAAGAAAAGCCGGGCGACTCCCGAGGAGCTGAAAACCATCGCGGAGCTCTACGAGCTCGACCCCGAGCCGTACGTTAGAACCTCCCGGCTCGTTGCTAAGGTTGACACAGTCGCCCTCCAGACCGGCTACCAGCTCTACCACCACGTCTTCTTCCTCGACGAGGAGGGCAACTGGGCTGTGGTACAGCAGGGAATGAACGAGAGGGAAAGGCTCGCGAGGCGCTTCCACTGGTTCGACACTGAAACCTTCACCCTCGATCCACACAACGCCATATCGGGCCTTAAAAGGGAGTTCGCCCTCAATACCGTATCAAGGGAAGCGAGGGAGTACCAGAAGACTCTCCTCGACGTCATCCAGGAAAAGCCGGCGAAGATAGAGCGCGAGCTTGAGGGTTTGAAGGCCATAGCGAAGGGCTACCGTCCGCTGGTCTATTACAAACCCCGCGAGCCCTGGGAAAAAGACATCCTTAAACGCTACGAGAGCCTTGGAAAGTTTGAGCTGAACAAGAGGGCCTTAGAATTTGCGAGAGAACTCAGCGTTTCGAACTACGAGGAGTTTCTGCTTTTGAAGGGCCTCGGGCCGAGCACTCTAAGGGCTCTCTCGCTCGTCCTTGAGCTGGTTTACGACGTCCACCCGAGCTGGAAGGACCCAGTAACTCATCCTCCTGATCCGTTCAAGTTCAGCTATGCTGTCGGCGGCAAGGACAAAGTACCGTTCCCGATTGACAAGCCGGCCTACGACGAGCTGATTTCTTTCTTAGAAGAGCTCGTCTCAAGACATCCCGAGGAGAAGGCCCTCGTGAGGAACGTCACAAAGATAACGAAGAACTGGGAGTTCCCGGAGGGGGAGAAAAGGGCAACATAA
- the tgtA gene encoding tRNA guanosine(15) transglycosylase TgtA, with protein MVDFRFEVKARDAAGRIGKLTVNGKTIETPAIMPVVNPKQLIVTPKELKEMGFGIIITNSYIIYKTPELREKALEVGIHRLLDYDGIIEVDSGSFQLMRYGGVEVTNREIVEFQHDIGVDIGTFLDIPTPPDAPREKAEEDLRITLERAKEAEEIKEIAMNAAVQGSTHLDLRTYAAKKLGEMNFEIHPVGAVVPLMESYRYKDLVDVVIASKQGLRPDRPVHLFGAGHPMIFALAVAMGIDLFDSASYALYAKDDRYLTPEGTKRLEELDYFPCSCPVCSRYTPQELREMPKEERTRLLALHNLWVIREELNRVKQAVKEGTLWELVDERARSHPKMFAAYKRLLEYREYLEKNEPVTKASAFFKVSEESLRWPTAVRAKERAERVKDKFPKTIEHPIFGEIPKYLSLSYPFAQSEGEKDFSIRKPSKDEARSYVMAIAEYQFGEGAGEAFRDAFVELSRKTGMPRQIKAKGKHLATFRAEDGLLTLGIEGARRLHEVLPFPRMRVVVNEDAEPFARKGKNVFAKFVIDADPEIRPYDEVLVVNERDELLATGQTLLSGEELKVFQSGLAVKVRRGIEK; from the coding sequence ATGGTCGATTTCAGGTTCGAGGTCAAGGCGCGAGACGCTGCCGGGAGGATTGGAAAGCTGACTGTAAACGGCAAGACGATAGAGACACCGGCGATAATGCCGGTTGTAAACCCGAAGCAGCTCATAGTAACCCCGAAGGAGCTTAAGGAGATGGGCTTCGGAATTATCATCACGAACTCATACATCATCTACAAGACGCCCGAACTGAGGGAGAAGGCGCTTGAGGTGGGAATTCACAGGCTTCTCGACTACGATGGCATAATCGAGGTGGACTCCGGCAGCTTCCAGCTCATGCGCTATGGGGGCGTCGAGGTCACCAACCGCGAGATAGTCGAATTCCAGCACGATATCGGCGTTGACATAGGCACCTTCCTCGACATACCGACCCCGCCCGATGCTCCCCGTGAGAAGGCGGAGGAAGATTTGAGGATAACACTGGAGAGGGCGAAGGAAGCCGAGGAGATAAAGGAGATAGCGATGAATGCGGCCGTCCAAGGCTCGACTCACCTCGACCTGAGAACCTACGCGGCAAAGAAGCTGGGCGAGATGAACTTTGAGATTCATCCAGTTGGGGCCGTCGTCCCGCTCATGGAGAGTTACCGCTACAAAGACCTCGTTGACGTCGTTATCGCCTCGAAGCAGGGATTGAGGCCTGACAGGCCTGTCCACCTCTTTGGTGCCGGCCACCCGATGATCTTTGCTCTAGCCGTCGCTATGGGGATAGACCTCTTCGATTCTGCCAGCTACGCCCTTTATGCCAAGGACGACCGCTATCTAACACCGGAGGGAACGAAACGCCTGGAGGAGCTCGACTACTTCCCGTGTTCCTGTCCGGTTTGCAGTCGCTACACTCCTCAGGAGCTCCGCGAGATGCCCAAGGAGGAGCGGACGAGGCTTTTGGCCCTTCACAACCTCTGGGTCATAAGGGAGGAGCTGAACCGCGTGAAGCAGGCGGTGAAGGAGGGAACGCTGTGGGAGCTTGTAGACGAGAGGGCGAGGAGCCACCCCAAGATGTTCGCCGCCTACAAGAGGCTGCTCGAGTACAGGGAGTATCTTGAGAAGAATGAGCCGGTTACCAAGGCGAGCGCCTTCTTCAAGGTCAGCGAGGAATCCCTGAGGTGGCCGACGGCGGTGAGGGCGAAGGAGAGGGCAGAACGCGTTAAAGACAAGTTTCCGAAGACGATAGAGCACCCGATATTCGGTGAGATTCCAAAGTATCTAAGCCTCAGCTACCCATTCGCCCAGAGTGAGGGAGAGAAGGACTTCAGCATAAGGAAGCCCTCCAAGGACGAGGCGAGGAGCTACGTCATGGCTATAGCGGAGTACCAGTTCGGTGAAGGGGCTGGAGAGGCGTTCAGAGATGCATTCGTTGAGCTCTCTAGAAAGACCGGCATGCCAAGGCAGATAAAGGCCAAGGGCAAGCACCTCGCCACCTTCAGAGCCGAAGATGGCCTCCTAACGCTCGGAATAGAGGGGGCGAGGAGACTCCACGAGGTTCTCCCATTCCCGAGGATGCGTGTTGTGGTCAACGAGGATGCCGAGCCCTTCGCGAGGAAGGGGAAGAACGTCTTCGCGAAGTTTGTGATCGATGCGGATCCGGAGATAAGGCCCTACGACGAGGTTTTGGTGGTGAACGAGAGGGACGAGCTTCTGGCGACGGGTCAGACGCTTCTTAGCGGGGAGGAGCTTAAGGTCTTTCAGAGCGGGCTGGCGGTAAAGGTCAGGAGGGGCATCGAGAAGTAG